The following proteins are encoded in a genomic region of Poecilia reticulata strain Guanapo linkage group LG11, Guppy_female_1.0+MT, whole genome shotgun sequence:
- the slc44a4 gene encoding choline transporter-like protein 4 isoform X2, with translation MGKNEEDRPDSEYGEPTQFDPTFDGPIKKRGCTDIICCILFMVVILGYIGVGILAWLYGDPRHVLFPRNSTGWFCGIGPNKDKPHLFYFDILKCASSVNFLVTTLNGLQCPTTQICVEKCPSTFWAVSPLDYIPAKPAKEVFNQSLCVPSLDLKTTDLSVSEIVSKELCPFFHIPTTSALGRCFPDIQKLASIPGFFANTPGLPSSINETANLIKNGTGDIINSFNMKNVVLRIFEDFSSAWPWILVGLVIAMVVSLLFLLLLRFIAPVMIWLIIIALLASGAYGIWHCYWEYNNYKQQSASITNIGFTSNFQTYLQVQETWLAIMIVLCVVEVIILLTLIFLRTRILIAIALIQESSRAIGHMMSSLAFPLVTFVLLLVCVSYWGATAIYLATSGEPIYKVVTLNSSHGGCSSITGNVTCNPQTFNSSHYPGCPSASCIFISYNEEGLFQKNMFNLQIYNAFAFLWCVNFVIALGQCTLAGAFASYYWAFTKPDDIPVFPVGASFLRTLRFHVGSLAFGSLILTLVQIVRIILEYINHKTKSAQNPCARFVLCCLKCCFWCLEKFIKFINRNAYIMIAIYGKNFCVSAKNAFSLLMRNIVRVVVLDKVTDILLFFGKLLVVGGVGVLSFFFFSGRIKLPGNTFHSETLNYYWMPIITVVFGSYLIAHGFFSVYNMCVDTLFLCFLEDLERNNGSLEKPYFMSRNLMKILNKSNKQAK, from the exons GTGAACCGACTCAGTTTGACCCAACCTTTGATGGACCCATAAAGAAAAG AGGATGCACGGATATAATCTGCTGTATTCTGTTCATGGTCGTCATCCTCGGCTACATCGGCGTAGGAATCTTAG CTTGGCTCTACGGAGATCCCAGACATGTCCTCTTTCCAAGGAATTCAACCGGTTGGTTCTGTGGCATCGGACCCAACAA AGACAAACCACACTTGTTCTACTTCGATATTCTGAAATGTGCGTCGTCTGTGAACTTTCTGGTGACGACTCTGAACGGGTTGCAGTGCCCAACCACGCAG ATTTGTGTAGAAAAATGTCCTTCAACCTTCTGGGCTGTCAGCCCTCTGGATTATATCCCTGCAAAACCAGCAAAGGAAGTTTTTAATCAAAGCTTATGCGTCCCATCATTGGACCTGAAAACAACCGATTTG AGCGTTTCAGAAATTGTGAGCAAAGAGCTCTGTCCTTTCTTCCACATACCAACAACCTCAG CGTTGGGGAGATGTTTCCCCGACATCCAGAAACTAGCTTCAATCCCTGGCTTTTTCGCCAACACGCCGGGTTTGCCGAGCTCGATTAACGAGACGGCGAACCTCATCAAGAACGGCACTGG AGACATAATCAACAGCTTCAATATGAAAAACGTTGTCCTCCGGATCTTTGAAGATTTTTCATCAGCCTGGCCGTGGATTCTAGT TGGTTTGGTGATAGCCATGGTGGTCAGTCtgctgttcctgctgctgctgaggttCATCGCTCCAGTCATGATCTGGCTGATCATCATCGCACTCCTGGCATCTGGCGCTTACG GAATCTGGCACTGCTACTGGGAATACAATAACTACAAACAACAGTCTGCAAGCATCACTAACATCGGATTCACCTCTAACTTTCAGACTTATCTGCAAGTCCAGGAGACCTGGCTGGCCATTA TGATAGTCCTCTGTGTGGTGGAAGTCATCATCCTCCTCACCCTCATCTTCCTCAGAACCAGAATCCTGATAGCGATCGCTCTCATTCAGGAGTCCAGCAG AGCGATTGGTCACATGATGTCTTCCCTGGCGTTCCCACTGGTCACatttgttctgctgctggtctGCGTCTCCTACTGGGGCGCCACCGCGAT ATACTTGGCCACGTCAGGAGAGCCCATCTACAAAGTGGTGACTCTAAATTCGTCGCACGGCGGCTGTTCGAGCATCACCGGCAACGTGACCTGCAACCCTCAG ACTTTCAACTCATCACATTACCCAGGGTGCCCTTCAGCCAGCTGCATCTTCATCAGCTACAACGAGGAAGGCCTCTTCCAGAAGAACATGTTCAACCTGCAGATTTACAACGCGTTCGCCTTCCTGTGGTGTGTGAACTTCGTCATCGCCCTGGGGCAGTGCACGCTGGCGGGGGCCTTCGCCTCCTACTACTGGGCCTTCACCAAGCCGGACGACATCCCCGTGTTTCCTGTGGGTGCCAGCTTTTTGCGGACGCTCAG GTTCCATGTTGGCTCTCTCGCCTTCGGTTCTTTAATCCTGACGCTGGTTCAAATCGTGAGGATTATACTGGAGTACATCAACCACAAGACCAAAT CGGCTCAAAACCCTTGTGCCCGTTTTGTTCTCTGCTGCTTAAAATGCTGCTTCTGGTGTCTGGAGAAGTTTATAAAGTTCATCAACAGGAACGCCTACATCATG ATTGCTATTTATGGGAAGAACTTCTGCGTCTCGGCCAAAAACGCTTTCAGTCTGCTCATGAGAAACATCGTAAG GGTGGTGGTGCTCGATAAAGTGACCGACATCCTGCTGTTCTTTGGAAAACTGCTTGTGGTTGGAGGAGTAG gtgttttgtcgttcttcttcttctctggacGGATCAAACTCCCTGGCAACACATTTCACTCTGAAACGCTCAACTACTACTGGATGCCAATTATT ACTGTGGTGTTTGGTAGCTACCTCATAGCTCACGGTTTCTTCAGCGTCTACAACATGTGTGTCGACACGCTCTTCCTCTGCTTCT TGGAGGATCTGGAGCGTAACAATGGATCCCTGGAGAAGCCGTATTTTATGTCCAGAAACCTCATGAAGATCCTCAACAAATCCAACAAACAGGCAAAATGA
- the slc44a4 gene encoding choline transporter-like protein 4 isoform X1 — protein sequence MGKNEEDRPDSEYGEPTQFDPTFDGPIKKRGCTDIICCILFMVVILGYIGVGILAWLYGDPRHVLFPRNSTGWFCGIGPNKDKPHLFYFDILKCASSVNFLVTTLNGLQCPTTQICVEKCPSTFWAVSPLDYIPAKPAKEVFNQSLCVPSLDLKTTDLSVSEIVSKELCPFFHIPTTSALGRCFPDIQKLASIPGFFANTPGLPSSINETANLIKNGTGSRDIINSFNMKNVVLRIFEDFSSAWPWILVGLVIAMVVSLLFLLLLRFIAPVMIWLIIIALLASGAYGIWHCYWEYNNYKQQSASITNIGFTSNFQTYLQVQETWLAIMIVLCVVEVIILLTLIFLRTRILIAIALIQESSRAIGHMMSSLAFPLVTFVLLLVCVSYWGATAIYLATSGEPIYKVVTLNSSHGGCSSITGNVTCNPQTFNSSHYPGCPSASCIFISYNEEGLFQKNMFNLQIYNAFAFLWCVNFVIALGQCTLAGAFASYYWAFTKPDDIPVFPVGASFLRTLRFHVGSLAFGSLILTLVQIVRIILEYINHKTKSAQNPCARFVLCCLKCCFWCLEKFIKFINRNAYIMIAIYGKNFCVSAKNAFSLLMRNIVRVVVLDKVTDILLFFGKLLVVGGVGVLSFFFFSGRIKLPGNTFHSETLNYYWMPIITVVFGSYLIAHGFFSVYNMCVDTLFLCFLEDLERNNGSLEKPYFMSRNLMKILNKSNKQAK from the exons GTGAACCGACTCAGTTTGACCCAACCTTTGATGGACCCATAAAGAAAAG AGGATGCACGGATATAATCTGCTGTATTCTGTTCATGGTCGTCATCCTCGGCTACATCGGCGTAGGAATCTTAG CTTGGCTCTACGGAGATCCCAGACATGTCCTCTTTCCAAGGAATTCAACCGGTTGGTTCTGTGGCATCGGACCCAACAA AGACAAACCACACTTGTTCTACTTCGATATTCTGAAATGTGCGTCGTCTGTGAACTTTCTGGTGACGACTCTGAACGGGTTGCAGTGCCCAACCACGCAG ATTTGTGTAGAAAAATGTCCTTCAACCTTCTGGGCTGTCAGCCCTCTGGATTATATCCCTGCAAAACCAGCAAAGGAAGTTTTTAATCAAAGCTTATGCGTCCCATCATTGGACCTGAAAACAACCGATTTG AGCGTTTCAGAAATTGTGAGCAAAGAGCTCTGTCCTTTCTTCCACATACCAACAACCTCAG CGTTGGGGAGATGTTTCCCCGACATCCAGAAACTAGCTTCAATCCCTGGCTTTTTCGCCAACACGCCGGGTTTGCCGAGCTCGATTAACGAGACGGCGAACCTCATCAAGAACGGCACTGG CTCACG AGACATAATCAACAGCTTCAATATGAAAAACGTTGTCCTCCGGATCTTTGAAGATTTTTCATCAGCCTGGCCGTGGATTCTAGT TGGTTTGGTGATAGCCATGGTGGTCAGTCtgctgttcctgctgctgctgaggttCATCGCTCCAGTCATGATCTGGCTGATCATCATCGCACTCCTGGCATCTGGCGCTTACG GAATCTGGCACTGCTACTGGGAATACAATAACTACAAACAACAGTCTGCAAGCATCACTAACATCGGATTCACCTCTAACTTTCAGACTTATCTGCAAGTCCAGGAGACCTGGCTGGCCATTA TGATAGTCCTCTGTGTGGTGGAAGTCATCATCCTCCTCACCCTCATCTTCCTCAGAACCAGAATCCTGATAGCGATCGCTCTCATTCAGGAGTCCAGCAG AGCGATTGGTCACATGATGTCTTCCCTGGCGTTCCCACTGGTCACatttgttctgctgctggtctGCGTCTCCTACTGGGGCGCCACCGCGAT ATACTTGGCCACGTCAGGAGAGCCCATCTACAAAGTGGTGACTCTAAATTCGTCGCACGGCGGCTGTTCGAGCATCACCGGCAACGTGACCTGCAACCCTCAG ACTTTCAACTCATCACATTACCCAGGGTGCCCTTCAGCCAGCTGCATCTTCATCAGCTACAACGAGGAAGGCCTCTTCCAGAAGAACATGTTCAACCTGCAGATTTACAACGCGTTCGCCTTCCTGTGGTGTGTGAACTTCGTCATCGCCCTGGGGCAGTGCACGCTGGCGGGGGCCTTCGCCTCCTACTACTGGGCCTTCACCAAGCCGGACGACATCCCCGTGTTTCCTGTGGGTGCCAGCTTTTTGCGGACGCTCAG GTTCCATGTTGGCTCTCTCGCCTTCGGTTCTTTAATCCTGACGCTGGTTCAAATCGTGAGGATTATACTGGAGTACATCAACCACAAGACCAAAT CGGCTCAAAACCCTTGTGCCCGTTTTGTTCTCTGCTGCTTAAAATGCTGCTTCTGGTGTCTGGAGAAGTTTATAAAGTTCATCAACAGGAACGCCTACATCATG ATTGCTATTTATGGGAAGAACTTCTGCGTCTCGGCCAAAAACGCTTTCAGTCTGCTCATGAGAAACATCGTAAG GGTGGTGGTGCTCGATAAAGTGACCGACATCCTGCTGTTCTTTGGAAAACTGCTTGTGGTTGGAGGAGTAG gtgttttgtcgttcttcttcttctctggacGGATCAAACTCCCTGGCAACACATTTCACTCTGAAACGCTCAACTACTACTGGATGCCAATTATT ACTGTGGTGTTTGGTAGCTACCTCATAGCTCACGGTTTCTTCAGCGTCTACAACATGTGTGTCGACACGCTCTTCCTCTGCTTCT TGGAGGATCTGGAGCGTAACAATGGATCCCTGGAGAAGCCGTATTTTATGTCCAGAAACCTCATGAAGATCCTCAACAAATCCAACAAACAGGCAAAATGA
- the rnf5 gene encoding E3 ubiquitin-protein ligase RNF5, with the protein MAATDPRFSSNGGPASRGGFPAGESSSDRDGPGGSSSGGGESERDRATFECNICLDTARDAVISMCGHLFCWPCLHQWLETRPSQQQCPVCKAGISREKVIPLYGRGSSSQEDPRLKTPPRPQGQRTEPESRGGMFPGFGETGFHMSFGIGAFPFGFFTTVFNANDPFHRADQYVGDHQANGNLNNGNNSWQDSLFLFVAIIFFFWLLSV; encoded by the exons ATGGCGGCCACGGATCCACGTTTCTCGAGTAACGGCGGGCCGGCCAGCAGAGGAGGATTCCCCGCGGGGGAGAGCAGCAGCGACCGCGACGGGCCgggcggcagcagcagcggcggcggagAGAGCGAGCGCGATCGGGCCACCTTCGAGTGCAACATCTGCCTGGACACTGCCAGGGACGCGGTCATCAGTATGTGCGGCCACTTATTCTG CTGGCCCTGCCTTCATCAA TGGTTGGAGACGCGGCCCAGCCAGCAACAGTGTCCCGTCTGCAAGGCGGGCATTAGCAGGGAGAAGGTCATCCCGCTGTACGGCAGAGGGAGCTCCAGCCAGGAGGACCCCAG GTTGAAAACTCCGCCTCGGCCTCAGGGACAGAGAACCGAGCCTGAAAGCAGAGGAGGG ATGTTCCCCGGCTTTGGAGAAACGGGCTTCCACATGTCTTTCGGGATCGGAGCGTTCCCCTTCGGCTTTTTCACCACAGTCTTCAACGCCAACGACCCCTTCCACAGAGCAG ACCAGTATGTAGGGGATCACCAAGCCAACGGTAACCTTAACAACGGCAACAACAGCTGGCAGGACTCCCTCTTCCTGTTCGTCGccatcatcttcttcttctggctGCTGAGCGTCTGA
- the utp23 gene encoding rRNA-processing protein UTP23 homolog isoform X1 — translation MKIKRQKQAKKTISFFKYNFSFREPFQILIDGTFCQAALKNKIQIKEQMPKYLMGEIQLCTTSCALKELVTLGKQLYGAKLILQRFQVRKCAHLKNPIPASECLLSMLEETNPHHYFVATQDRAVTDGLKKIPGVPLLYIILNTMVLDKPSQASLDHVQAVQLGELVTPXQQQSIRSLKEEQGIXQKVGERRGKKRKRKQSNPNPLSCLKKKKKKGVPTPALKKTEPGEKKKRSRHKRRKAAEGDNMAAPVVIST, via the exons ATGAAGatcaaaagacagaaacaagctAAGAAAACGATCAGCTTTTTCAAATACAACTTCAGCTTCAGGGAGCCTTTTCAGATCCTCATTGACGGAACTTTCTGTCAGGCGGCGCTGAAGAACAAGATCCAGATCAAGGAGCAGATGCCCAAATATCTGATGGGAGAAATCCAGCTCTGCACCACAAG CTGTGCTTTGAAGGAACTTGTGACTCTTGGGAAGCAGCTTTATGGAGCTAAACTCATCCTGCAGAGGTTTCAGGTCAGGAAATGTGCACATCTGAAAAACCCAATCCCAGCGTCTGAGTGTCTGCTGTCAATGCTGGAGGAGACGAACCCACACCACTACTTTGTTGCCACGCAG GACCGTGCAGTAACTGATGGACTCAAAAAGATCCCAGGYGTCCCTCTGCTCTACATCATCCTCAACACCATGGTGCTGGACAAGCCCAGCCAGGCGTCCCTGGACCACGTCCAGGCCGTTCAGCTGGGGGAGCTGGTGACCCCGGYCCAGCAGCAGAGCATCCGCAGCCTGAAGGAGGAGCAGGGCATCRGCCAGAAAGTCGGGGAGAGGCgggggaagaagaggaagaggaaacagaGCAACCCCAACCCTCTGAGCtgcctgaagaagaagaagaagaaaggtgtGCCGACTCCGGCGCTGAAGAAGACGGAACcaggggagaagaagaaaagaagtcGACACAAGAGAAGAAAAGCGGCAGAAGGAGACAACATGGCTGCTCCTGTAGTTATTAGTACGTAG
- the utp23 gene encoding rRNA-processing protein UTP23 homolog isoform X2: protein MPKYLMGEIQLCTTSCALKELVTLGKQLYGAKLILQRFQVRKCAHLKNPIPASECLLSMLEETNPHHYFVATQDRAVTDGLKKIPGVPLLYIILNTMVLDKPSQASLDHVQAVQLGELVTPXQQQSIRSLKEEQGIXQKVGERRGKKRKRKQSNPNPLSCLKKKKKKGVPTPALKKTEPGEKKKRSRHKRRKAAEGDNMAAPVVIST, encoded by the exons ATGCCCAAATATCTGATGGGAGAAATCCAGCTCTGCACCACAAG CTGTGCTTTGAAGGAACTTGTGACTCTTGGGAAGCAGCTTTATGGAGCTAAACTCATCCTGCAGAGGTTTCAGGTCAGGAAATGTGCACATCTGAAAAACCCAATCCCAGCGTCTGAGTGTCTGCTGTCAATGCTGGAGGAGACGAACCCACACCACTACTTTGTTGCCACGCAG GACCGTGCAGTAACTGATGGACTCAAAAAGATCCCAGGYGTCCCTCTGCTCTACATCATCCTCAACACCATGGTGCTGGACAAGCCCAGCCAGGCGTCCCTGGACCACGTCCAGGCCGTTCAGCTGGGGGAGCTGGTGACCCCGGYCCAGCAGCAGAGCATCCGCAGCCTGAAGGAGGAGCAGGGCATCRGCCAGAAAGTCGGGGAGAGGCgggggaagaagaggaagaggaaacagaGCAACCCCAACCCTCTGAGCtgcctgaagaagaagaagaagaaaggtgtGCCGACTCCGGCGCTGAAGAAGACGGAACcaggggagaagaagaaaagaagtcGACACAAGAGAAGAAAAGCGGCAGAAGGAGACAACATGGCTGCTCCTGTAGTTATTAGTACGTAG
- the rad21b gene encoding RAD21 cohesin complex component b, with product MFYAHFVLSKRGPLAKIWLAAHWDKKLTKAHVFECNLESSVESIISPKVKMALRTSGHLLLGVVRIYHRKAKYLLADCNEAFIKIKMAFRPGVVDLPEENREAAYNAITLPEEFHDFDQPLPDLDDIDVAQQFNLNQSRVEEITMREEVGNLTLLQDNDFADFGMDDREMMREESAFEVDIMGSSASNLLLEAEGGANQMADKSNHLEYNEQYKDDFGDNPLESNEGGMLVDKLLSNEDGGGIFDDPPAISEGVMMPQDNGEDEDDFDALSAGAPDSPDSGPTEPAPAMTDQQEQTALAHNEEETFALEPIDITVKETKAKRKRKLIVDSVKELDSKTIRAQLSDYSDIVTTLDLAPPTKKLMMWKETGGVEKLFSLPAQPLWNARLLKMFTRCLTPLVPDELRKRRKGGEADSLDEFLKDLENPEVPREEAAAAHQQRDIMDQTIMEEANALQTSAVEGSRTTLDEAAMPPPSSQRGLKRKSQDSDPTLPTGNLDEQQQQQQGPDAAASQQLEAAAVNLPPEDAAANISQLIELDLLADKDKKKNDNDSEEEEEEAQGGEQDQEERRWNKRTQQMLHGLQRVMAKTGAQSVSLLDLCRNNNRKQAAAKFYSFLVLKKQQAVELVQEEPYSDIVATPGPRFHVI from the exons ATGTTTTATGCCCACTTCGTTCTCAGCAAACGTGGGCCGCTGGCCAAAATCTGGCTGGCGGCCCACTGGGACAAGAAGCTGACCAAGGCTCATGTGTTTGAGTGCAACCTGGAGAGCAGCGTGGAGAGCATCATCTCaccaaaa gtGAAGATGGCTCTACGGACGTCGGGACACCTGCTGCTGGGTGTGGTGAGGATCTACCACAGAAAGGCAAAGTACCTGCTGGCTGACTGTAACGAGGCTTTCATCAAGATCAAGATGGCGTTCAGACCAG GAGTCGTGGATCTTCCAGAGGAGAACAGAGAGGCGGCTTACAACGCGATCACGCTACCGGAGGAGTTTCACGACTTCGACCAGCCGCTACCAGACCTAGA TGACATCGATGTGGCTCAGCAGTTCAACCTGAACCAGAGCAGAGTGGAAGAAATCACCATGAGGGAGGAGGTGGGCAACCTCACGCTGCTGCAAGACAACGACTTCG CCGACTTTGGCATGGACGACCGTGAGATGATGAGAGAGGAGAGCGCGTTTGAGGTGGACATCATGGGTTCGTCGGCCTCCAACCTGCTGCTGGAGGCGGAGGGCGGAGCTAATCAGATGGCGGACAAGTCCAATCACCTGGAGTACAACGAGCAGTACAAGGATGACTTCGGAGACAATCCCCTGGAGAGCAACGAGGGCGGGATGCTTG TTGACAAGCTGCTAAGCAACGAGGATGGAGGTGGCATATTTGACGACCCTCCTGCCATCAGTGAGGGCGTGATGATGCCTCAGGACAACGGGGAGGATGAGGACGACTTTGACGCCCTGTCAG CCGGAGCCCCGGACAGTCCGGACTCGGGCCCAACAGAACCGGCGCCGGCCATGACGGACCAGCAGGAGCAAACGGCTCTGGCTCACAATGAGGAGGAAACCTTCGCTCTGGAGCCCATCGACATCACAG TGAAGGAGACCAAGGCGAAGCGAAAGAGGAAGCTGATCGTGGACAGCGTGAAGGAGCTGGACAGCAAAACCATCCGAGCGCAGCTTTCCGACTACTCCGACATCGTCACAACCCTGGATTTGGCTCCTCCCACCAAGAAGCTGATGATGTGGAAGGAGACCGGAGGAGTGGAGAAGCTCTTCTCCCTGCCGGCTCAGCCGCTCTGGAACGCCCGGCTGCTGAAG ATGTTCACAAGATGTCTGACGCCGCTGGTCCCGGAtgagctgaggaagaggaggaaaggcGGGGAGGCGGACAGTCTGGACGAGTTCCTGAAGGATCTGGAGAACCCGGAGGTGCCGAGGGAGGAAGCAGCAGCGGCTCATCAGCAGAGAGACATCATGG ACCAGACCATCATGGAGGAGGCCAACGCGCTGCAGACCTCGGCGGTGGAGGGCAGCAGGACGACGCTGGACGAAGCCGCCATGCCTCCACCGTCCTCTCAAAGAGGCCTGAAGCGCAAATCCCAGGACTCAGATCCGACCCTCCCT ACAGGAAACCTGgacgagcagcagcagcagcagcagggaccAGACGCCGCTGCCTCTCAGCAACTGGAAGCCGCCGCGGTGAATTTGCCCCCGGAGGACGCCGCCGCTAACATCAGCCAGCTAATAGAGCTGGACTTACTCGCCGACAAGGACAAGAAGAAGAACGACAACGACTCTGAAGAAGAG gaggaggaggcgcAGGGAGGAGAGCAGGACCAGGAGGAGAGGAGGTGGAACAAGAGAACCCAGCAGATGCTTCACGGCCTGCAG AGGGTGATGGCCAAAACCGGAGCCCAGTCGGTCAGCCTGTTGGACCTGTGCAGGAACAACAACAGAAAGCAGGCGGCGGCCAAGTTCTACAGCTTCCTGGTTCTGAAGAAGCAGCAGGCGGTGGAGCTGGTCCAGGAGGAGCCGTACAGCGACATTGTTGCGACGCCGGGACCTCGTTTCCACGTCATCTAG